The Mobula birostris isolate sMobBir1 chromosome 11, sMobBir1.hap1, whole genome shotgun sequence genome has a segment encoding these proteins:
- the LOC140204895 gene encoding beta-1,4-mannosyl-glycoprotein 4-beta-N-acetylglucosaminyltransferase-like, with translation MKMRRRRMVLMLCMAGLCLISFLHFRKALSYITFSRELSVFSPSLRSMFVDSHLFWKQNEEEEDASASLGLQTAPGAHQAGWPHLHRAQFHLKDDETEYFIRTKAGAICFKQGTKTESRMVGSMEGANRWGHGSVDKALTREAGGSGKLRRRWVGCPCLPGWHGPYCGVPTMVQYSNLPTKERLTPRAMSRRVVNAININHEFDLLDVRFHELGNVVDVFIICESNFTAFGDPKPLRFIEMLLNGSYSYIAHKILYVFLDHFPSGGRQDGWIADDYLRTFLSQNGMSRITQLRDDDIFLINDADEIPARDGVLFLKLFDGWTEPFAFHLRKSLYGFFWKQPGSLEVVSGCTVAMLFMVYNGDGIKLRRREYYLMPNFRQYENSTGHILVPWSLGSALHFAGWHCSWCFRPEGIRYKLLSAQNGDFPRWGNYQEKRDLNYIRELIETGGWFDGTEQEYPPADPKEHMYAPKYLLQNFERYKYMLENPYRKQSWDRGLGRAAEMYNQSGKIT, from the coding sequence ATGAAGATGCGGCGGCGCCGTATGGTCTTGATGCTGTGTATGGCAGGACTGTGcctgatctccttcctgcactTCCGCAAGGCCCTGTCCTACATCACGTTCTCCCGCGAGCTCTCTGTCTTCAGCCCTTCCCTCAGGTCCATGTTCGTCGACTCTCACCTCTTTTGGAAGCAGAATGAGGAGGAGGAAGATGCGAGTGCCAGTCTGGGTCTCCAGACGGCGCCCGGTGCTCACCAGGCAGGCTGGCCACATCTCCACCGAGCCCAGTTCCATCTGAAAGATGACGAGACAGAGTACTTTATACGGACCAAGGCGGGAGCCATTTGCTTTAAGCAGGGAACCAAAACGGAGAGCAGGATGGTGGGTTCGATGGAGGGAGCCAATCGCTGGGGCCACGGTTCCGTGGACAAGGCACTGACTCGTGAAGCAGGCGGCAGTGGGAAGCTGAGGCGTAGGTGGGTTGGGTGCCCTTGTCTCCCGGGCTGGCATGGGCCCTACTGTGGAGTGCCCACCATGGTCCAGTATTCCAACTTGCCCACGAAAGAGCGCCTCACCCCGCGGGCTATGTCTCGCAGGGTCGTCAATGCCATCAACATCAACCACGAGTTTGATCTGCTGGACGTCCGCTTCCATGAGCTGGGAAATGTGGTTGATGTGTTCATCATCTGCGAATCCAACTTCACCGCCTTTGGAGACCCCAAACCGCTGAGGTTCATTGAGATGCTCCTGAATGGGAGCTACAGCTACATAGCTCACAAGATCCTGTACGTGTTCCTGGACCACTTCCCCAGCGGAGGCAGGCAGGATGGCTGGATTGCTGACGACTACCTGCGGACCTTTCTCAGCCAGAACGGGATGAGCCGAATCACCCAGCTCCGCGACGACGACATCTTCCTCATCAACGACGCCGACGAGATCCCGGCCCGCGACGGAGTTCTCTTCCTTAAACTCTTCGATGGGTGGACGGAGCCTTTTGCCTTCCACCTTCGCAAGTCTCTCTACGGCTTTTTCTGGAAGCAGCCGGGGAGCCTGGAGGTGGTGTCGGGCTGCACTGTGGCCATGCTCTTCATGGTGTACAACGGAGACGGCATCAAGCTGCGCCGGAGAGAGTACTACCTGATGCCAAACTTCCGGCAGTACGAGAACAGCACCGGGCACATCCTGGTGCCGTGGTCGCTGGGAAGCGCACTTCACTTCGCCGGCTGGCACTGCTCCTGGTGCTTCAGGCCAGAGGGGATCCGTTACAAACTGCTGTCGGCCCAGAATGGCGACTTCCCCCGCTGGGGGAACTACCAGGAGAAAAGGGATCTGAACTACATCCGGGAGCTGATCGAGACTGGGGGCTGGTTTGACGGTACTGAGCAGGAGTATCCGCCTGCGGACCCCAAAGAGCACATGTACGCCCCCAAGTATCTGCTGCAAAACTTTGAGAGGTACAAGTACATGTTGGAGAACCCGTACCGAAAGCAGAGCTGGGACCGGGGGCTGGGGAGAGCTGCTGAAATGTACAATCAGAGTGGGAAGATTACATAA